In one Arachis duranensis cultivar V14167 chromosome 9, aradu.V14167.gnm2.J7QH, whole genome shotgun sequence genomic region, the following are encoded:
- the LOC107465760 gene encoding uncharacterized protein LOC107465760, which produces MLDIFYNYLSEASKMSLDHSAGGSLYFKKMPEEAQELIDMVANNQYMYTSERNPVNNGIAQKRGVLEVGQLSKKIPEIPSNTLSSNTEVNSREECKALTVEVMTEPKEEPAIEELKEIRAHEETNNVPLHASLLGEEPKEYTSSDEDEASKEEQIARFLAILRKLKANFSHTEVVEEEDEPVVLAKECSALVQKKLPQKLPDSGSFLIPCTIGTITFEKALYDLGSSINLMPLSVMKRLEILEVQHAKISLEMAEKSLKRAYNMVEDVLVMVEDLYIPANFVVLDTGGDDQKEIIANLKQESKIT; this is translated from the exons ATGCTAGACATTTTCTATAATTACCTATCTGAGgcatccaagatgtcattagaccactctgcaggtggatccctCTACTTCAAGAAGATGCCTGAAGAGGCGCAGGAGCTTATTGATATGGTTGCCAACAACCAGtatatgtacacttctgagaggaatcctgtgaacaatgggatagCTCAGAAGAGAGGTGTCTTGGAA GttggtcagctgagcaagaaaatcccAGAGATCCCTTCCAACACTCTTTCCAGTAACACAGAAGTAAATTCAagggaagagtgcaaggcccTCACTGTGGAGGTGATGACCGAACCCAAGGAGGAGCCTgctattgaggagctcaaggaaATCAGAGCTCATGAGGAGACTAATAATGTCCCCTTGCATGCCTCTTTGCTAGgagaggaacctaaggaatacACCTCTTCTGATGAGGATGAGGCATCCAAGGAAGAGCAAATTGCTCGGTTCCTGGCAATCCTCAGGAAGCTAAAGGCCAACTTTTCTCATACAGAGGTGGTGGAGGAGGAAGATGAGCCTGTGGTACTGGCCAAGGAGTGCAGTGCCTTGGTTCAGAAGAAGCTCCCTCAAAAGCTGCCAGATTCCGGAAGCTTCCTGATTCCCTGTACTATAGGTACAATCACCTTTGAGAAGGCATTATATGACCTTGGCTCAAGCATCAACCTCATGCCTCTTTCTGTGATGAAGAGGCTGGAAATTCTGGAGGTGCAGCATGCCAAGatctcattggagatggcagaAAAGTCCCTAAAAAGGGCATATAACATGGTGGAAGATGTCCTAGTGATggttgaagacctttacatccctgcaaaTTTTGTAGTCCTAGACACTGGGGGGgatgat CAAAAGGAAATTATAGCAAATCTcaaacaggaaagtaaaattacttga
- the LOC107465759 gene encoding uncharacterized protein LOC107465759: MWKMKMWYKRHLKEEVAQPRNGVSKEDDVLKEVIPIPFPHLAKRIKKQMELDPKMVEILKKVEVTIPLFDAIRQVPKYAKFLKDLCMNKEKIHDLEIIPLGSLISALMGAIPEKCGDLSPCACVSIMPLSVYDALKLPPLKRSASHFVLADKSIISVVGMGEDVLVSIKGLVFPIDFYILEMPPNDSGKPSSILLGKPFLKTFRFKFDAFSCTYSVEMDGRAVGFNLDEAMKHPPEWPASPKMIIKLKGSKEDQRLQIQ; this comes from the exons ATGTGGAAGATGAAGATGTGGTACAAGAGGCATTTAAAGGAAGAAGTTGCTCAACCAAGGAATGGAGTTTCTAAGGAAGACGATGTTTTGAAAGAGGTCATTCCCATTCCTTTTCCACACCTTGCTAAGAGGATTAAAAAACAAATGGAGCTAGATCCCAAGATGGTGGAGATCttaaaaaaggttgaggtaactatcCCACTTTTTGATGCTATTCGTCAAGTTCCTAAGTATGCTAAGTTTCTAAAGGATTTGTGCATGAATAAGGAAAAGATCCATGATTTAGAAATTATTCCTTTGGGTAGCTTAATTTCTGCTTTGATGGGTGCTATACCGGAGAAATGTGGTGATCTCAGTCCTT gtgcATGTGTTAGCATTATGccattatctgtatatgatgcttTGAAGCTTCCACCATTGAAAAGGTCGGCATCCCATTTTGTTTTGGCAGATAAGAGCATCATCTCAGTGGTTGGCATGGGGGAAGACGTCTTGGTGAGCATTAAGGGGTTAGTTTTTCCTATTGATTTCTATATTCTTGAGATGCCCCCTAATGACTCAGGAAAACCATCATCCATCTTGCTTGGGAAGCCTTTCTTGAAGACTTTTCGGTTTAAATTTGATGCCTTCTCGTGTACCTATTCCGTTGAGATGGATGGAAGAGCAGTGGGTTTCAACCTtgatgaagctatgaagcatccaccagaatggccagcctccccaaagaTGATCATAAAGCTCAAGGGTTCCAAAGAAGACCAAAGACTTCAAATACAATAG